The following proteins are encoded in a genomic region of Grus americana isolate bGruAme1 chromosome 5, bGruAme1.mat, whole genome shotgun sequence:
- the NIN gene encoding ninein isoform X4 has protein sequence MWWLVMLLKIRVSVAGYGMDEAEQDQYEARLKELFDSFDSTGTGSLGQEELTDLCHMLHLEEVAPALQQTLLQGNLLGRVHFDQFKEALILILSRTLSNEEHFQETDSSPEAQPKYIKGSKRYGRRSLPEFQESVEDFAEVTVIEPLSEEAPSPHIASSGCEEHWKTRDSEEYEAEGQLRFWNPDDLNASPGTSLPTPDWIEEKLQEVCEHLGITRDGHLNRKKLVSICEQYGLRTAAGEVLEEVLHNLEQDGTMSIEDFFYGLLKNGKSLTPSASTPYRQLKRHLSMQSFDESGRRTTTPSAMPSTVGFCLFSSLDDGMGYGCVEGVLDCWHQEGIENSQEILKALDFSLDGKVNLTELTLALENELLITKNGVHQAALASFKTEIRHLLERVDQVAREKEKLRSDLEKAEKLKSLMASEVDDHHAAIERRNEYNLRKLDEEYKERIAALKNELRREREQILQQANKQRLELEQEIEKLKTDENYIRDRLALSLKENSRLESELLETGEKLAECESLTSKLQRNLENVLAEKFGDLDPSSAEFFLQEERLAQMRSEYERQCRELQDQIDELHSELEEYRAQGKVLRPSLKNSLSEEFDVDMKSHGNSGIEPDQGLGSEDCNPLNMSIEAEMAIEQMKEQHHRDLHHLKQELEDTVSHYEKQLDETKIHCEKEQEDMRKKYTEEMHVMEKQITGLKNQIAELQGEAAALREQQEKLDCKYNDEKTKLQTHFDEEKANLQELLRQEHEEDVRARLEQVNEKFSQEREELIQNGVWVEEKMRVLVQTLQEEKGELERGFHEQLKRMAEGHALEKEELQQELLRKHEQDLEEERKKMESDYNRRASHAETQFSADTQTLVNKYEETIQNLEGRYQRELRELAEQQREEKSQWEFEKDEIAQEVAEAHEQLKKSLANEKAISSALTQEKDLLEKNFKEEVNKLMCEREQLQKELRDLRNAAEKQEKKLNDEITQLQNDYKKELKNKEERISAVEENGRLVRQKLERLDSEHKQEKEQLNSKLLALESLNKDICVRAESEKAEMNLEISNLQEKIRKLQWETHSFSALQNHYRILENEYAKAKSKIVSFSGMAPLGDDVDVLLNLQRVHEQAVKENVRMAAEIVRLRHRLQAAEREPVRPPGPGCSDSGSEQSQLPDEIDPISEGLPRDCKDAEKGTDSNVLLLLEADATDLEEMTEIDSDLEKACGKARAGGRALKVQLCQMQGSEAAPEADGNQGCDKNQELLSWAPLLQNKRDLEKTLERVPRPKMLHNDVNQQKDHLLNHRIAPKNKGFVSDALKLQVELEKAEELSEASLQLDHPPGSTKGDLKSVIAQLWKRVEELEDRSVAQAELLSLQEEIQVENEDLKSEMIKLVEKNKVLEDNLRKLRSLHCKLEESKLESIKLREENTQLLQRVKELEDVQEQDAQGNVDAHSDKLRLRRQLKKLEEHATALTGQQDKRAQSHSTVKEMLEKRELQEPSGELREKVAALGNPKDMRCHEEREERNTVPHGLQSTCTELQQKVDLLRCEAEKLREENAVLKNEVTLLHEEGSASSLKLRELNGSREEMWQKIEAVRKEKVAVQKMVDNLKKQVADLKTRNQQLDSENTELSQRNSKNQADVQDLNQQLARVLKQKEREGGKCTLEEWEKERLVLKEELENSKVKSSNMVSSLEMELSKMKVQAHILEQENHLLEQELEKTKQLPRCPDLSDLQNEVSSLITKNEKLQKEKEALSEELNRCIDKVAKVSCLENAIGSLKQEQKSWEQQSQTLKTQLTISQEKVQSLDETLQNTNLQMSRLKSDLRVTQQEKETLKQEVMSLHKQLQNANEKNRVLELAVPSSGLQDQQRQLHWDELDQLTKQEQQLLRQENERLQREVQSTKTDLTHSREKIRQLESTILSLKHQKHQSQSGIVKAIEQEKLSLKRECEQLQKELSSANRKISQMNSLERELETSSENEGLRKKQVKLDDQLMEMLHSSASVMLSQSPHSRELQQQGCAMVPKEQFLQLQHQLLQAERRSQRLQEELESRPSETNMQQALLPEQRAVHADSYRRIGHL, from the exons ATTCTTCCCCAGAAGCGCAGCCCAAGTACATCAAAGGCAGCAAACGCTACGGCCGGCGGTCCCTGCCGGAGTTCCAGGAGTCGGTGGAGGACTTTGCCGAGGTGACCGTCATCGAGCCGCTGAGCGAGGAAGCGCCTTCCCCGCACATCGCTTCCAGCGGCTGCGAGGAG CACTGGAAGACGCGAGACAGCGAGGAGTATGAGGCCGAGG GGCAGCTGCGCTTCTGGAACCCGGATGACCTGAACGCCTCCCCCGGCACCTCGCTGCCCACCCCGGACTGGATAGaggagaagctgcaggaggTCTGCGAGCACCTCGGCATCACCAGGGACGGCCACTTGAACCGGAAAAAGCTCGTCTCCATTTGCGAGCAGTACGGGCTCCGAACGGCAGCCGGGGAG GTGCTTGAAGAGGTGCTCCATAACCTGGAGCAAGACGGCACCATGAGCATAGAGGACTTCTTCTACGGCTTGCTTAAAAACGGAAAGTCGCTGACACCCTCGGCGTCTACTCCATACAGACAGCTGAAACGACACCTCTCCATGCAG TCCTTCGATGAAAGCGGGAGGCGCACGACCACCCCCTCGGCCATGCCCAGCACCGTCGGcttctgcctcttctccagcctggaTGATGGGATGGGCTACGGCTGCGTGGAGGGCGTCCTCGACTGCTGGCACCAGGAGGGCATAGAGAACAGCCAGGAGATCCTGAAG GCTTTGGATTTCAGCTTGGATGGGAAGGTGAACTTGACGGAGCTGACGCTGGCACTAGAAAACGAGCTTTTAATAACGAAGAATGGAGTCCACCAGGCAGCCCTGGCAAGCTTCAAAACGGAGATCAGACACTTGCT GGAGCGGGTTGACCAAGTGgccagagagaaagagaagctgcGGTCGGACTTGGAAAAAGCCGAAAAGCTGAAATCCCTGATGGCCTCCGAAGTGGACGACCACCATGCTGCGATCGAGCGCCGGAACGAGTACAACCTCAG GAAGCTGGACGAGGAGTACAAGGAACGAATTGCAGCTTTAAAGAACGAGCTCCGGAGAGAGAGGGAGCAAATCCTGCAGCAGGCTAATAAACAgcggctggagctggagcaggagatagaaaagctgaaaactgaTGAGAACTACATCCGGGACCGCCTCGCCCTCTCCCTGAAG GAAAACAGCCGCTTGGAAAGCGAGCTATTGGAAACGGGAGAAAAACTGGCCGAGTGTGAAAGTTTGACGAGCAAACTGCAGAGGAACTTGGAAAACGTCTTGGCTGAGAAG TTTGGTGACCTGGATCCCAGCAGCGCGGAGTTTttcctgcaggaggagaggctggcGCAGATGAGAAGCGAGTACGAGCGGCAGTGCAGA GAGCTGCAAGACCAGATAGATGAGCTGCACTCGGAGCTGGAGGAGTACCGTGCCCAAGGCAAAGTGCTCAGGCCTTCGCTGAAAAATTCACTGTCGGAAGAGTTTGACGTTGATATGAAAAGTCATGGCAATAGCGGTATTGAGCCTGACCAAG gacttgGTTCAGAAGACTGCAACCCATTAAATATGAGCATAGAGGCAGAAATGGCGATTGAACAAATGAAGGAACAACATCACAGGGATCTACATCACCTCAAGCAGGAGCTTGAAGACACA GTGAGCCATTATGAAAAGCAGCTAGATGAGACAAAAATCCACTGTGAAAAGGAGCAAGAGGATATGAGGAAGAAGTACACTGAAGAGATGCACGTCATGGAAAAGCAAATCACTGgccttaaaaatcaaattgcagAACTGcaaggagaggcagcagcactcagagaacagcaagaaaagcttGACTGTAAATATAATGATGAGAAAACCAAATTACAAACGCATTTTGATGAGGAAAAAGCCAATCTGCAAGAACTCTTGAGGCAGGAGCACGAAGAAGACGTTAGAGCCAGACTGGAGCAAGTAAACGAGAAGTTTAGTCAAGAACGGGAAGAACTGATTCAAAATGGTGTCTGGGTGGAAGAAAAGATGAGAGTTTTAGTGCAGACGCtacaggaggagaagggagagctAGAACGTGGCTTTCACGAGCAGCTGAAAAGGATGGCAGAGGGACATGCCCTGGAGAAGGAAGAGCTCCAACAAGAGCTGCTACGGAAGCACGAGCAGGACCTGGAGGAGGAAAG gaaaaaaatggaaagtgaCTATAACAGAAGAGCATCTCATGCAGAAACTCAGTTTTCTGCCGACACACAAACACTTGTGaataaatatgaagaaacaATCCAAAATCTGGAAGGACGTTACCAGCGAGAGTTGCGTGAACTCGCCGAACAGCAAAGAGAGGAGAAATCTCAGTGGGAGTTTGAAAAGGATGAAATTGCTCAGGAGGTTGCTGAAGCTCATGAGCAATTGAAGAAAAGTCTGGCAAATGAGAAGGCCATTTCTTCTGCCCTGACCCAGGAGAAAGATCTCCTGGAGAAAAACTTCAAGGAGGAGGTGAACAAGCTCATGTGCGAGAGAGAGCAACTTCAGAAGGAGCTGCGAGACCTAAGGAATGCTGctgagaagcaggagaaaaagctgAATGATGAAATAACACAACTCCAAAATGACTACAAGAAAGAGCTAAAGAACAAAGAAGAGCGTATATCTGCGGTGGAGGAAAATGGGAGGCTGGTTAGGCAAAAGCTGGAGAGGCTTGACAGTGAACATaagcaagagaaagaacaaCTCAATTCCAAGCTTCTTGCTTTGGAGAGTTTGAACAAAGACATTTGTGTAAGAGCAGAGTCAGAAAAGGCCGAGATGAATTTGGAAATCTCAAACCTTCAAGAGAAAATACGGAAGCTGCAGTGGGAGACTCACAGCTTTTCTGCACTACAAAATCATTATAGGATCCTGGAAAATGAGTATGCcaaagcaaagagcaaaattgtttctttttctggtatGGCACCTCTGGGAGATGATGTGGATGTTCTCCTAAACCTACAGAGAGTGCACGAGCAAGCCGTGAAGGAAAACGTCAGAATGGCTGCTGAGATCGTCAGGCTGCGGCACAGGTTGCAAGCTGCGGAGCGGGAGCCCGTGCGACCTCCCGGTCCTGGCTGCTCCGACTCTGGCTCGGAACAATCTCAGCTGCCAGATGAAATAGATCCCATTTCTGAAGGGTTGCCCAGGGATTGTAAAGATGCAGAGAAGGGAACAGATTCGAAtgtccttctgcttttggaggCTGATGCTACAGACTTGGAAGAGATGACTGAGATTGATTCAGATTTGGAGAAAGCATGTGGTAAAGCTAGAGCAGGTGGCCGTGCACTCAAGGTGCAGCTGTGTCAGATGCAAGGAAGCGAAGCAGCACCAGAAGCTGATGGCAATCAGGGTTGTGACAAGAACCAAGAGCTGCTTTCTTGGGCGCCTCTGCTGCAAAACAAGAGAGATCTCGAGAAAACTCTTGAGAGAGTTCCCAGACCAAAAATGCTGCACAATGATGTTAACCAGCAGAAGGATCATCTGCTAAATCACAGAATAGCTCCCAAAAATAAAGGGTTTGTTTCTGATGCTTTGAAGCTGCAGGTGGAGCTTGAGAAGGCTGAAGAACTGAGTGAAGCCTCTCTCCAGCTTGATCATCCTCCCGGCTCAACAAAGGGTGACCTGAAAAGTGTAATAGCTCAACTTTGGAAAAGGGTCGAAGAGTTAGAAGACAGATCAGTGGCACAGGCTGAACTTCTGTCACTACAAGAAGAAATTCAGGTAGAAAATGAGGATCTGAAATCTGAAATGATAAAGttagttgaaaaaaataaagtgctaGAAGACAACCTGCGTAAGCTGAGAAGCCTTCATTGCAAACTAGAAGAAAGTAAACTGGAAAGTATTAAGCTCAGAGAGGAAAACACACAGCTCCTCCAAAGAGTTAAAGAACTGGAAGATGTCCAAGAACAAGATGCACAAGGAAACGTAGATGCCCACAGTGACAAGTTAAGACTACGACGCCAGCTTAAGAAGCTGGAAGAACATGCCACCGCACTTACGGGTCAGCAAGACAAGCGTGCCCAAAGCCACAGCACGgtgaaagaaatgttggaaaagaGGGAGCTGCAAGAGCCCAGTGGAGAGCTGAGGGAGAAGGTTGCTGCTCTGGGTAACCCAAAGGACATGCGTTGCcatgaagagagagaggagaggaataCAGTGCCGCACGGCTTACAAAGCACGTGCACTGAGCTGCAGCAAAAAGTTGATCTTCTGAG ATGTGAAGCTGAGaagctcagagaagaaaatgctgttctgaAAAACGAAGTGACTTTATTACATGAGGAAGGTAGTGCTTCCAGCCTGAAACTGAGAGAGCTAAATGGATCCCGAGAAGAAATGTG GCAAAAGATAGAGGCTGTGAGAAAGGAGAAGGTGGCTGTACAGAAGATGGTTGACAACCTGAAAAAGCAG GTAGCAGATTTGAAGACCAGGAACCAGCAGCTGGactctgaaaatacagaacttAGCCAGAGGAACTCCAAAAATCAAGCCGATGTGCAGGATCTTAATCAACAGCTGGCAAGGGTGctcaagcaaaaggaaagggaaggaggaaagtgTACTCTGGAAGAATGGGAAAAGGAGAGACTGGTACTGAAAGAGGAACTGGAAAACTCCAAAGTAAAG TCATCAAATATGGTGTCATCTTTGGAGATGGAGCTGTCAAAAATGAAGGTTCAAGCTCATATACTGGAGCAGGAGAACCACCTCCTCGAGCAGGAACTCGAGAAGACAAAACAG CTGCCCAGATGTCCTGATCTCTCTGACCTTCAAAATGAAGTTTCGAGCTTAAttactaaaaatgaaaagctgcagaaagaaaaagaagcccTGAGTGAGGAATTAAACAGATGTATTGATAAG GTAGCTAAAGTAAGCTGCTTAGAGAATGCAATTGGCAGCTTGAAGCAGGAACAGAAGTCCTGGGAACAGCAGAGTCAGACACTGAAAACACAGCTCACCATTTCACAAGAAAAG GTCCAGAGTCTAGATGAAACGCTGCAAAATACCAACCTTCAAATGTCCCGACTAAAGTCGGACTTACGGGTGACACAACAGGAGAAGGAAACTCTTAAACAAGAAGTGATGTCTTTACACAAGCAGCTGCAGAATGCCAATGAAAAG AATCGGGTTCTAGAACTGGCTGTGCCTTCCTCAGGGCTGCAGGACCAACAGAGGCAACTACACTGGGATGAACTGGACCAGCTGACgaaacaggagcagcagctgctcaggCAGGAGAATGAGAGGCTCCAGAGAGAAGTCCAGAGCACTAAGACAGACCTGACTCACTCCAGGGAGAAG ATCAGACAGCTGGAATCTACTATCCTTTCCCTAAAGCACCAAAAGCATCAAAGCCAGTCAGGTATCGTCAAAGCCATAGAGCAAGAGAAATTAAGCTTGAAGAGAGAGTGTGAACAGCTTCAGAAGGAGTTGTCATCTGCAAACAGGAAG ATCAGTCAGATGAATTCTCTTGAACGTGAACTGGAAACCAGCTCAGAAAACGAAGggctaagaaaaaaacaagtcaaACTGGATGATCAGTTAATGGAG